A section of the Pseudomonas sp. FP453 genome encodes:
- a CDS encoding DUF58 domain-containing protein produces the protein MKPTRLLLAWLAVLLGLNTVLGAAAALQLEVPDALHSVAWGLLLALLLLAMLDAARLRRRPSPRVQRQMPGSLALGRWGEVHLTFEHDYPQPLSVHVFDHVPDGLGVENMPQSIELRPGERSGLVYRLRPLRRGHFTFSRCEVHLPSHLGLWAARRFIDASDATRVYPDFARLYGAQLLGVDNWLSQLGVRQHQRRGLGLEFHQLREFREGDSLRQIDWKATARQRTPIAREYQDERDQQIVFMLDCGRRMRSQDGELSHFDHALNACLLLSYVALRQGDAVGLCTFAGERPRYLAPVKGSSQLNLLLNTVYDLDTSQRTADYEAAASQLLARQKRRALVIVVTNLRDEDDDTLLSAVKRIGRQHRVLVASLREEVLDQLRQAPVQTLPEALAYSGTIDYLNTRDELHDRLTAHGLSVLDTSPSELGADLVTRYLGWKKAGVF, from the coding sequence ATGAAACCAACCCGCCTGCTGCTGGCCTGGCTTGCTGTGCTGCTGGGCCTGAATACCGTGCTGGGCGCCGCCGCGGCATTGCAGCTTGAGGTGCCCGACGCCCTGCATTCAGTCGCCTGGGGGCTGCTGCTGGCGCTTTTGTTGCTGGCAATGCTGGATGCCGCCCGCCTGCGCCGGCGCCCTTCCCCGCGCGTGCAACGGCAGATGCCCGGCAGCCTGGCACTGGGCCGTTGGGGCGAGGTACACCTAACATTTGAGCACGATTACCCACAGCCCCTGAGCGTGCACGTATTCGACCACGTCCCCGACGGCCTGGGCGTGGAGAACATGCCCCAGTCCATCGAGTTGCGTCCCGGCGAGCGCAGCGGGCTGGTGTATCGACTACGCCCCTTACGCCGTGGGCATTTCACTTTCAGTCGCTGCGAAGTCCACCTGCCAAGCCACTTGGGGCTTTGGGCGGCACGACGGTTTATCGACGCCAGTGACGCCACCCGTGTCTACCCGGACTTTGCCCGCCTCTACGGTGCGCAGCTTTTGGGGGTGGATAACTGGCTGAGCCAACTGGGGGTTCGCCAGCACCAGCGACGCGGATTAGGCCTGGAGTTTCATCAACTGCGCGAGTTTCGCGAAGGCGACAGCCTGCGCCAGATCGATTGGAAGGCAACCGCCCGACAACGCACGCCCATCGCCCGGGAATACCAGGACGAGCGCGACCAGCAGATCGTGTTCATGCTCGATTGCGGCCGACGCATGCGCAGCCAGGATGGCGAGCTCTCGCATTTCGACCATGCGCTCAACGCCTGCCTGCTGCTCAGCTATGTTGCCTTGCGCCAGGGTGACGCGGTGGGGTTGTGCACCTTCGCCGGCGAGCGGCCGCGCTACCTGGCGCCGGTCAAGGGCAGCAGCCAGTTGAACCTGCTGTTGAATACGGTGTACGACCTGGACACGAGCCAACGCACGGCCGACTACGAGGCCGCGGCAAGCCAACTGCTGGCTCGCCAGAAACGTCGTGCATTGGTGATCGTGGTGACCAACCTCAGGGATGAGGACGATGACACGCTGCTGAGTGCCGTCAAACGTATCGGCCGCCAACATCGGGTGCTGGTGGCGAGCTTGCGCGAGGAAGTACTCGATCAACTGCGCCAGGCCCCGGTGCAGACCTTACCCGAAGCCCTGGCTTACAGCGGAACCATCGACTACCTCAATACCCGGGATGAACTGCACGACCGGCTGACCGCCCACGGTCTGTCGGTGCTGGACACGTCGCCATCGGAACTGGGAGCGGATCTGGTGACACGCTACCTGGGCTGGAAAAAAGCCGGGGTATTTTGA
- a CDS encoding fumarate hydratase — MTVIKQDDLIQSVADALQFISYYHPVDFIQAMHEAYLREESPAARDSIAQILINSRMCATGHRPICQDTGIVTVFVRVGMDVRWDGATMGLDDMINEGVRRAYNLPENVLRASILADPAGARKNTKDNTPAVIHYSIVPGNTVEVDVAAKGGGSENKSKMAMLNPSDSIVDWVLKTVPTMGAGWCPPGMLGIGIGGTAEKAAVMAKEVLMESIDIHELKKRGPQNRIEEMRLELFEKVNQLGIGAQGLGGLTTVLDVKIMDYPTHAASLPVCMIPNCAATRHAHFVLDGSGPASLEAPPLDAYPEIVWEAGPSARRVNLDTLTPEEVQSWQPGETVLLNGKMLTGRDAAHKRMVEMLNKGETLPVDLKGRFIYYVGPVDPVREEVVGPAGPTTATRMDKFTRQILEQTGLLGMIGKSERGPTAIEAIKDHKAVYLMAVGGAAYLVAQAIKKSRVVAFAELGMEAIYEFDVKDMPVTVAVDSKGESVHITGPAIWQKKISESLAVEVQ; from the coding sequence ATGACCGTGATCAAGCAAGACGACCTGATTCAGAGCGTTGCCGACGCCCTGCAATTCATTTCCTACTACCACCCGGTTGATTTCATCCAGGCCATGCACGAAGCCTACCTGCGCGAAGAATCGCCAGCGGCCCGTGATTCCATCGCCCAGATCCTGATCAACTCGCGCATGTGCGCCACCGGCCATCGCCCGATCTGCCAGGACACCGGTATCGTTACCGTGTTCGTGCGCGTGGGCATGGACGTGCGTTGGGATGGCGCCACCATGGGCCTGGACGACATGATCAACGAAGGCGTGCGTCGCGCCTACAACCTGCCGGAAAACGTCCTGCGTGCATCCATCCTGGCCGACCCGGCAGGCGCGCGTAAAAACACCAAGGACAATACCCCGGCGGTCATCCACTACTCCATCGTCCCGGGTAACACCGTGGAAGTGGACGTGGCGGCCAAAGGCGGCGGCTCCGAGAACAAGTCGAAAATGGCCATGCTCAACCCGTCCGACTCGATCGTTGACTGGGTGCTCAAGACCGTTCCGACCATGGGCGCCGGCTGGTGCCCACCGGGCATGCTGGGCATCGGCATCGGCGGTACCGCCGAGAAAGCTGCGGTGATGGCCAAGGAAGTGTTGATGGAATCCATCGACATCCACGAGCTGAAAAAGCGCGGCCCGCAGAACCGTATCGAAGAGATGCGCCTGGAGCTGTTCGAGAAGGTCAACCAACTGGGCATCGGCGCCCAGGGCCTGGGTGGCCTGACCACCGTACTCGACGTGAAGATCATGGACTACCCGACCCACGCCGCTTCGTTGCCGGTGTGCATGATCCCCAACTGCGCCGCCACCCGTCACGCGCACTTTGTACTCGACGGTTCGGGCCCGGCGTCGCTGGAAGCGCCACCGTTGGACGCCTACCCGGAAATCGTCTGGGAAGCCGGCCCATCGGCCCGCCGCGTCAACCTCGACACCCTGACCCCGGAAGAAGTGCAGAGCTGGCAGCCGGGCGAAACCGTGTTGCTCAACGGCAAGATGCTCACCGGTCGCGACGCGGCGCACAAACGCATGGTCGAGATGCTCAACAAGGGCGAAACCCTGCCGGTGGACCTCAAGGGTCGCTTCATCTACTACGTCGGCCCGGTGGATCCGGTGCGCGAAGAAGTGGTTGGCCCGGCAGGCCCGACCACCGCGACGCGGATGGACAAGTTCACCCGCCAGATCCTCGAACAAACCGGCCTGTTGGGCATGATCGGCAAATCCGAGCGCGGCCCGACTGCGATCGAAGCGATCAAGGACCACAAGGCCGTGTACCTGATGGCCGTCGGCGGCGCCGCTTACCTGGTGGCGCAAGCCATCAAGAAGTCCCGCGTTGTCGCGTTCGCCGAACTGGGCATGGAAGCGATCTACGAGTTCGACGTGAAAGACATGCCGGTCACCGTTGCGGTAGACAGCAAGGGCGAATCCGTACACATCACCGGTCCTGCCATCTGGCAGAAAAAGATCAGTGAAAGCCTGGCGGTAGAAGTGCAGTAA
- the pyk gene encoding pyruvate kinase, translating into MSVRRTKIVATLGPASNSPEVLEQLILAGLDVARLNFSHGTPDEHKARAKLVRDLAAKHGRFVALLGDLQGPKIRIAKFANKRIELKIGDPFTFSTSHPLTEGNQQVVGIDYPDLVKDCGVGDELLLDDGRVVMRVDTATPTELHCTVIIGGPLSDHKGINRRGGGLTAPALTEKDKADIKLAAEMEVDYLAVSFPRDAADMEYARKLRDEAGGTAWLVAKIERAEAVADDETLDGLIKASDAVMVARGDLGVEIGDAELIGIQKKIILHARRHNKAVIVATQMMESMIQNPMPTRAEVSDVANAVLDYTDAVMLSAESAAGPYPLEAVQAMARICVGAEKHPTSKTSSHRIGKEFESCDQSIALAAMYTANHFPGVKAIIALTESGYTPLIMSRIRSSVPIYAFTPHREAQARAAMFRGVYTVPFDPASLAPNEVSQAAIDELVKRGVVEKGDWVILTKGDSYHTTGGTNGMKILHVGDPQV; encoded by the coding sequence ATGTCCGTCCGTCGTACCAAAATCGTCGCCACCCTTGGCCCGGCCAGTAACTCGCCGGAAGTCCTCGAACAGCTGATTCTGGCTGGTTTGGACGTCGCCCGTCTGAACTTCTCCCACGGCACCCCAGACGAGCACAAGGCTCGCGCCAAACTGGTGCGTGACCTGGCCGCCAAGCACGGCCGCTTTGTGGCGCTGCTGGGTGACCTGCAAGGCCCGAAAATCCGTATCGCCAAATTTGCCAACAAGCGTATCGAGCTGAAGATCGGTGACCCGTTCACCTTCTCCACCAGCCACCCGCTGACCGAAGGCAACCAGCAAGTCGTGGGTATCGACTACCCGGACCTGGTCAAGGACTGCGGCGTCGGCGACGAACTGCTGCTGGACGACGGCCGCGTCGTGATGCGCGTCGACACCGCCACCCCGACTGAACTGCACTGCACCGTGATCATCGGCGGCCCGCTGTCGGACCACAAAGGCATCAACCGTCGTGGTGGTGGCTTGACCGCACCGGCCCTGACTGAAAAAGACAAGGCCGACATCAAGCTCGCCGCCGAAATGGAAGTGGACTACCTCGCCGTGTCCTTCCCGCGCGACGCTGCCGACATGGAATACGCCCGTAAACTGCGTGACGAAGCCGGCGGTACCGCCTGGCTGGTGGCGAAGATCGAACGCGCCGAAGCCGTGGCCGATGACGAAACCCTCGACGGCTTGATCAAGGCTTCCGACGCCGTGATGGTTGCCCGTGGTGACCTGGGCGTGGAAATCGGCGACGCCGAGCTGATCGGTATCCAGAAGAAGATCATCCTGCACGCACGCCGCCACAACAAAGCGGTAATCGTCGCGACCCAGATGATGGAGTCGATGATCCAGAACCCGATGCCGACCCGCGCCGAAGTGTCCGACGTGGCCAACGCCGTGCTCGACTACACCGACGCCGTGATGCTCTCGGCAGAAAGTGCTGCCGGCCCGTATCCGCTGGAAGCGGTGCAAGCCATGGCGCGTATCTGCGTCGGCGCCGAAAAGCACCCGACCAGCAAGACCTCCAGCCACCGCATCGGCAAAGAGTTCGAAAGCTGCGACCAGAGCATCGCCCTGGCCGCGATGTACACCGCCAACCACTTCCCGGGCGTGAAGGCGATCATCGCCTTGACCGAAAGTGGCTACACGCCGTTAATCATGTCGCGCATCCGCTCCTCGGTGCCGATCTACGCGTTCACCCCACACCGCGAAGCCCAGGCTCGCGCGGCGATGTTCCGTGGCGTGTACACCGTACCGTTCGATCCGGCTTCGCTGGCACCGAATGAAGTCAGCCAGGCAGCCATCGACGAGTTGGTCAAGCGCGGCGTCGTGGAGAAAGGCGACTGGGTCATCCTGACCAAGGGCGACAGCTACCACACCACCGGCGGCACCAATGGCATGAAGATCCTGCATGTGGGCGACCCGCAGGTCTGA
- a CDS encoding sigma-54 dependent transcriptional regulator, with protein sequence MLNAVIVVDDEASIRTAVEQWLSLSGFEVQLFSRAEACLAQLPRDFPGVILSDVRMPGLSGLELLAEVQRRDADLPVILLTGHGDVPMAVEAMRDGAYDFLEKPFSPDALLNSLRRALDKRGLILENRRLHQQADHRSQLDSTLLGVSRGLQNLRRQVLDLASLPVNVLIRGETGSGKELVARCLHDFGPRAKKPFVALNCAAIPEQLFEAELFGHESGAFTGAQGKRIGKLEYAHGGTLFLDEIESMPLAQQVKLLRVLQEQKLERLGSNQSIHVDLRIIAATKPDLLDEARAGRFREDLAYRLNVAQLRLPPLRERREDIPLLFEHFAHSAGERLGRTAEPLSGAQLGRLLSHDWPGNVRELANVAERQVLGLGEPEPEGIEAGQSLAAQQEAFEAHCLKAALTRHKGDIKAVLAELQLPRRTLNEKMQRHGLVREMFL encoded by the coding sequence ATGCTTAACGCAGTGATTGTGGTCGATGACGAAGCCAGCATCCGCACGGCCGTCGAGCAGTGGTTGAGCCTGTCGGGCTTTGAGGTGCAGCTGTTCAGTCGCGCCGAAGCATGCCTGGCGCAATTGCCCAGGGATTTTCCCGGGGTGATCCTCAGCGATGTGCGCATGCCCGGCCTCAGCGGCCTGGAGCTGCTCGCCGAAGTGCAGCGCCGCGACGCCGACTTGCCAGTGATCCTGCTCACCGGTCACGGCGATGTGCCGATGGCGGTGGAAGCCATGCGCGACGGCGCCTACGACTTCCTCGAAAAACCCTTCAGCCCCGACGCCCTGCTCAACAGCCTGCGCCGGGCGTTGGACAAGCGCGGGCTGATCCTGGAAAACCGCCGCCTGCATCAACAGGCCGATCATCGGTCGCAGTTGGACTCGACACTGCTCGGCGTGTCCCGGGGTTTGCAGAACCTGCGCCGGCAAGTGCTGGACCTGGCGAGCCTGCCGGTCAACGTGCTGATCCGCGGCGAGACCGGCAGCGGCAAGGAACTGGTCGCACGCTGCCTGCACGACTTCGGCCCACGGGCGAAAAAACCGTTTGTCGCGCTCAACTGCGCGGCGATCCCCGAGCAACTGTTTGAAGCCGAGCTGTTCGGCCACGAAAGCGGCGCGTTCACCGGCGCCCAGGGCAAGCGCATCGGCAAGCTGGAATACGCCCACGGCGGCACGCTGTTCCTCGATGAAATCGAAAGCATGCCCCTGGCCCAGCAAGTCAAACTGCTGCGGGTGTTGCAGGAGCAGAAACTGGAACGCCTGGGCTCCAACCAGAGCATCCATGTGGACTTGCGCATCATTGCCGCGACCAAGCCCGATCTGCTGGATGAAGCCCGCGCCGGGCGGTTTCGCGAGGACCTGGCGTATCGCCTGAACGTCGCGCAACTGCGCCTGCCGCCGTTGCGTGAGCGGCGCGAAGATATTCCGTTGCTGTTCGAGCACTTCGCCCACAGCGCGGGCGAACGCCTGGGCCGTACGGCTGAGCCGCTGAGCGGCGCGCAACTGGGGCGCCTGCTCAGCCATGACTGGCCGGGGAATGTGCGCGAGCTGGCCAACGTCGCCGAACGGCAGGTGCTGGGGTTGGGCGAGCCGGAGCCGGAAGGGATCGAGGCGGGGCAATCGCTGGCGGCGCAGCAGGAAGCGTTTGAAGCGCATTGCTTGAAGGCGGCGTTGACGCGGCATAAAGGCGATATCAAGGCGGTGCTGGCAGAGTTGCAACTGCCGCGGCGGACGTTGAATGAGAAGATGCAGCGGCATGGGTTGGTCAGGGAGATGTTTCTCTAG
- a CDS encoding pilus assembly protein PilZ, translating to MFTDRRIERHQLPCFLQVFNRLTDKPIGFLGNVSQDGLMLISQLPMMVGVDFELRLKMPGPDASVHVVDLTATCLWSREDINPQYYDSGFSVSPAPLEYGQLISLLSHYFSFDHVQASA from the coding sequence ATGTTTACCGACCGACGGATCGAGCGGCATCAGTTACCTTGTTTCCTGCAAGTCTTTAATCGCCTTACCGACAAGCCCATTGGCTTTTTAGGTAATGTCTCGCAAGACGGGCTGATGCTGATCAGCCAGTTGCCCATGATGGTCGGCGTTGACTTCGAGTTGCGCTTGAAGATGCCAGGGCCTGACGCTTCCGTGCATGTGGTTGATCTCACTGCAACCTGCTTATGGAGCCGCGAAGATATCAACCCGCAGTACTACGATTCGGGTTTCAGCGTGTCCCCTGCGCCGTTGGAGTACGGGCAACTGATCAGCCTCCTGTCGCATTACTTCAGTTTTGACCACGTACAGGCTTCCGCCTAG
- a CDS encoding MoxR family ATPase: MEDKTNLTVSEAPEIVSEHSPAPALTTEALHLASQQAQALRVELRKAVIGQDQVIDDVLTALIAGGHVLLEGVPGLGKTLLVRALARCFGGEFARIQFTPDLMPSDVTGHAVYDLHTEQFKLRKGPLFTHLLLADEINRAPAKTQAALLEAMQERQVTLEGEALPIGQPFMVLATQNPIEQEGTYPLPEAELDRFMLKVRMDYPDAQQELDMVREVTRSSRADMLDVQPLRTVLHADDVLQLQQVTSELALDEQVLDYAVRLARATRSWPGLTIGAGPRASIALVRGARARALLRGGEFVTPDDIKSCALAVLRHRVRIAPELDIDGLDVDQVLKQMLDQIPAPRQ, encoded by the coding sequence ATGGAAGATAAAACGAATTTAACAGTTAGCGAGGCTCCGGAAATCGTGAGCGAACATTCCCCGGCACCGGCTCTGACAACCGAAGCCCTGCACCTCGCAAGCCAACAGGCACAGGCCCTGCGTGTTGAACTGCGCAAGGCAGTGATTGGCCAGGACCAAGTGATCGATGACGTGCTCACGGCACTGATAGCCGGCGGTCACGTGCTGCTTGAAGGCGTGCCCGGCCTGGGCAAGACCTTGCTGGTGCGTGCCCTGGCGCGGTGTTTCGGCGGTGAATTCGCGCGCATCCAGTTCACCCCGGACCTGATGCCCAGCGATGTTACAGGCCACGCCGTGTACGACCTGCACACCGAACAGTTCAAGCTGCGCAAAGGGCCACTGTTTACCCACTTGCTGCTGGCTGACGAAATCAACCGTGCCCCAGCCAAGACCCAGGCCGCCTTGCTCGAAGCCATGCAGGAGCGCCAAGTCACCCTGGAAGGGGAAGCATTGCCCATAGGCCAACCCTTCATGGTGCTGGCAACCCAGAACCCCATCGAACAGGAAGGCACCTACCCCTTGCCCGAAGCCGAACTGGACCGCTTCATGCTGAAGGTGCGCATGGACTACCCCGATGCCCAGCAGGAACTGGACATGGTGCGTGAAGTCACGCGCTCGTCCCGGGCCGACATGCTCGACGTACAGCCCCTGCGCACCGTGCTGCACGCCGACGATGTGCTGCAACTCCAACAGGTCACCAGTGAACTCGCCCTGGACGAGCAAGTCCTGGACTACGCCGTGCGCCTGGCACGCGCCACCCGCAGTTGGCCCGGCTTGACCATTGGCGCCGGCCCGCGTGCGTCCATCGCCCTGGTGCGCGGTGCCCGGGCCAGGGCCCTGTTGCGCGGCGGCGAATTCGTCACCCCGGATGACATCAAGAGTTGCGCCTTGGCCGTATTGCGCCACCGGGTCCGTATCGCCCCGGAACTGGACATCGATGGATTGGACGTGGACCAGGTGCTCAAGCAAATGCTCGACCAGATCCCGGCCCCTCGGCAGTGA
- a CDS encoding MFS transporter produces MDNSNTLPLGSAAAPAKERTTSSRIKSIFSGSVGNMVEWYDWYVYAAFSLYFAKAFFPAGSSTAQLMNTAAIFAVGFIMRPIGGWLMGMYADYKGRKAALMASVLLMCFGSLLIALTPGYDTIGIGAPILLVLARLLQGLSVGGEYGTSATYLSEMATKERRGFFSSFQYVTLISGQLIALAVLIVLQQTLTTEQLYAWGWRIPFAIGALCAVVALYLRRGMEETESFTKKEKAKESAMRTLLRHPKEVLTVVGLTMGGTLAFYTYTTYMQKYLVNTVGMSISDSTTISAATLFLFMCIQPLVGGLSDKVGRRPILIAFGILGTLCTVPILTTLHTIQTWWGAFFLIMAALIIVSGYTSINAVVKAELFPTEIRALGVGLPYALTVSIFGGTAEYIALWFKSIGMETGYYWYVTACIAVSLVVYVTMKDTRKHSRITTD; encoded by the coding sequence ATGGATAACTCCAACACCCTGCCTCTGGGGTCGGCGGCCGCGCCGGCGAAAGAGCGCACCACCTCCAGCCGTATCAAGTCGATCTTCAGTGGCTCCGTCGGCAACATGGTCGAGTGGTATGACTGGTACGTCTACGCCGCCTTCTCGCTGTACTTCGCCAAAGCCTTTTTTCCCGCCGGCTCCTCTACCGCACAACTGATGAACACCGCCGCGATCTTTGCCGTGGGCTTTATCATGCGGCCGATCGGTGGCTGGTTGATGGGCATGTATGCCGACTACAAAGGTCGCAAGGCGGCGCTGATGGCCTCGGTGCTGCTGATGTGTTTCGGCTCGCTGCTGATCGCCCTGACCCCCGGTTATGACACCATCGGCATCGGCGCGCCGATCCTGCTGGTCCTCGCCCGTTTGCTGCAAGGCCTGTCGGTCGGCGGCGAGTACGGCACTTCCGCCACCTACCTGAGTGAAATGGCGACCAAGGAACGTCGTGGCTTCTTCTCCAGCTTCCAGTACGTGACCCTGATTTCCGGCCAGCTCATCGCCCTCGCGGTGTTGATCGTCTTGCAACAGACCCTGACCACCGAGCAGCTGTACGCCTGGGGCTGGCGTATCCCGTTCGCCATCGGCGCCTTGTGTGCAGTGGTTGCGCTGTACCTGCGTCGTGGCATGGAAGAAACCGAGTCGTTCACCAAGAAGGAAAAAGCCAAGGAAAGCGCAATGCGCACCTTGCTGCGCCACCCCAAGGAAGTATTGACCGTGGTCGGCCTGACCATGGGCGGCACCCTGGCGTTCTACACCTACACCACCTACATGCAGAAATACCTGGTGAACACCGTCGGCATGAGCATTTCCGACTCCACTACCATCTCGGCGGCGACGCTGTTCCTGTTCATGTGCATCCAACCCCTGGTCGGCGGGCTGTCGGACAAGGTGGGGCGCCGGCCGATCCTGATCGCGTTCGGTATCCTCGGCACCCTGTGTACCGTACCGATCCTCACCACCCTGCACACCATCCAGACCTGGTGGGGCGCGTTCTTCCTGATCATGGCCGCGCTGATCATCGTCAGCGGCTATACCTCGATCAACGCCGTGGTGAAAGCCGAACTGTTCCCCACCGAAATCCGCGCGCTGGGCGTAGGCCTGCCGTATGCGCTGACCGTGTCGATCTTCGGCGGTACGGCTGAATACATCGCGCTGTGGTTCAAGAGCATTGGCATGGAGACCGGTTATTACTGGTACGTGACCGCGTGTATTGCAGTGTCGCTGGTGGTCTACGTGACCATGAAGGACACCCGCAAGCATTCGCGGATTACCACCGACTAA
- a CDS encoding ATP-binding protein, with product MIVIPRPLRLTFYSLLIIAGALLAAALATRHAERQALVDDAARANQQLALYANSLHTLIERYRALPAVLALDSEMINALKGPLDATTQDVLNRKLERINGAAQSSTLELMDRTGLAVAASNWNLPSSYVGHNYAFRPYFSQTLSQGTGRFYAVGVTTGVPGYFLSSAVVDEHQQFLGAMVVKLEFPELEREWAQGNDLLLVSDARGIVFIANQPGWRYRNLRPLSATDLAELKATRQYDKKQLEPLETEALQRFDDNSHLVLVNGPDGKANYIWESLPLKAEGWTLHLLRKPQFAFEDQRNAGLAAAGSWLALVFLVLFLTQRWRLARLRQRSREELEQLVEERTQALRTAQDGLVQSAKLAALGQMSAALAHEINQPLTAQRMQLATLRLLLDHGRVDDAYKALTPLDEMLTRMAALTGHLKTFARKSPSGLRERLDLALVVDQSLHLLDARLRDESIGVVLDLTRPAWVRGDAIRLEQVLINLLRNALDAMANTPRKRLEIRLHADQQLWQLTVSDSGGGIAEEHLNSVFDPFFTTKPVGDGLGLGLAVSYAIVHELGGRLIAGNRGDGAVFTLTLPIALETPDLCLTQ from the coding sequence ATGATCGTGATCCCTCGCCCCCTGCGCCTGACCTTCTACTCCCTGCTGATCATCGCCGGCGCTCTGCTGGCCGCCGCCTTGGCCACCCGCCACGCCGAACGCCAGGCGTTGGTAGACGACGCCGCCCGCGCCAACCAGCAACTTGCGCTGTACGCCAATTCCCTGCACACCCTGATCGAACGCTACCGCGCCCTGCCCGCCGTGCTGGCGCTGGACTCGGAAATGATCAATGCGTTGAAAGGCCCGCTGGATGCCACCACCCAGGACGTGCTCAACCGCAAGCTGGAGCGCATCAACGGCGCCGCGCAGTCGTCCACCCTGGAGCTGATGGACCGCACCGGCCTGGCCGTGGCTGCCAGCAACTGGAATCTGCCGAGCAGTTATGTCGGGCACAACTACGCGTTCCGGCCGTATTTCAGCCAGACCCTGAGCCAGGGCACCGGGCGCTTTTACGCCGTCGGGGTGACCACCGGGGTACCGGGGTATTTCCTCTCCAGCGCGGTGGTGGATGAACACCAGCAGTTCCTCGGCGCCATGGTGGTCAAGCTGGAGTTCCCCGAACTGGAGCGCGAATGGGCCCAGGGCAACGACCTGCTGCTGGTCAGCGACGCGCGTGGTATCGTGTTTATCGCCAATCAGCCGGGCTGGCGTTATCGCAACCTGCGGCCGCTGTCGGCCACCGACCTGGCCGAACTCAAGGCCACTCGCCAATACGACAAGAAACAACTGGAGCCCCTGGAGACCGAGGCGTTGCAGCGCTTTGACGACAACAGCCACCTGGTGCTCGTCAACGGCCCCGACGGCAAGGCCAACTACATCTGGGAATCCCTGCCGCTGAAAGCCGAAGGCTGGACCCTGCACTTGCTGCGCAAGCCGCAGTTTGCCTTTGAGGACCAACGCAACGCTGGCCTCGCCGCCGCCGGTTCGTGGCTGGCGCTGGTGTTCCTCGTGCTGTTTCTCACGCAGCGCTGGCGCCTGGCCCGTTTGCGCCAGCGCAGCCGCGAAGAGCTTGAGCAACTGGTGGAAGAGCGCACCCAGGCCCTGCGCACGGCCCAGGATGGCCTGGTGCAATCGGCCAAGCTGGCGGCATTGGGGCAGATGTCCGCCGCCCTCGCCCATGAGATCAACCAACCGCTGACCGCCCAACGCATGCAGCTGGCCACCTTGCGCCTGCTGCTCGACCACGGCCGCGTGGACGACGCCTACAAGGCCCTCACCCCGCTGGACGAAATGCTCACACGCATGGCCGCGCTCACCGGCCACCTCAAGACCTTTGCGCGCAAAAGCCCCAGCGGCCTGCGCGAACGCCTGGACCTGGCGCTGGTGGTCGATCAGTCCCTGCACCTGCTCGACGCCCGCCTGCGCGACGAGTCCATCGGCGTGGTGCTCGACCTGACCCGGCCGGCCTGGGTGCGCGGCGACGCGATCCGCCTGGAACAGGTGCTGATCAACCTGTTGCGCAATGCCCTCGATGCGATGGCCAACACCCCGCGCAAACGCCTGGAAATCCGCCTGCACGCCGACCAGCAACTGTGGCAACTGACCGTCAGCGACAGTGGCGGCGGGATTGCCGAAGAACACCTCAACAGCGTGTTCGACCCGTTCTTCACCACCAAGCCGGTGGGTGACGGTTTGGGCCTGGGGCTGGCCGTGTCCTACGCCATCGTGCACGAACTTGGCGGGCGCCTGATCGCCGGCAACCGTGGCGACGGCGCCGTCTTTACCCTGACCTTGCCCATTGCGCTGGAGACGCCCGACCTATGCTTAACGCAGTGA
- a CDS encoding enoyl-CoA hydratase-related protein yields the protein MTDAILQYRERGLLTLQLNRPDKKNALTRAMYTQLAEAFEQADADDAIRAVLIQGSSACFTAGNDIGDFLEQPPADLDSPPFHFMQSLLNCRKPVVAAVAGAAVGIGTTLLLHCDLVYVSRDARLRMPFVNLGLCPEFGSSLILPRLLGHAKAAELLLLGEGFSGEQAAAWGIATEALASGEAALARAREMAARFEDLAPGAVQVTKQLMKRVDREQLRQVIEEEGALFTQRLRSPEAVAALSAFVTRR from the coding sequence ATGACCGACGCCATCCTGCAGTACCGCGAACGTGGGTTGCTGACCTTGCAACTCAATCGCCCCGACAAGAAAAACGCCCTGACCCGCGCGATGTACACGCAGTTGGCCGAGGCGTTTGAACAGGCAGATGCGGATGATGCTATTCGTGCCGTGCTGATCCAGGGCAGCAGCGCGTGTTTTACCGCCGGCAACGACATCGGCGACTTTCTCGAACAGCCGCCCGCCGACCTCGACAGCCCACCGTTTCACTTTATGCAAAGCCTGCTCAACTGTCGTAAACCGGTGGTCGCCGCAGTGGCGGGCGCGGCGGTGGGTATCGGCACTACGCTGTTGCTGCATTGCGATTTGGTCTACGTCAGTCGTGATGCGCGTTTGCGCATGCCGTTTGTCAACCTGGGACTGTGTCCGGAGTTTGGTTCCAGCCTGATCCTGCCGCGCTTGTTGGGGCATGCGAAGGCGGCTGAATTGTTGCTGTTGGGCGAAGGTTTCAGCGGCGAGCAGGCGGCCGCCTGGGGGATTGCCACCGAGGCGTTGGCGAGCGGCGAAGCGGCGTTGGCCAGGGCGCGGGAAATGGCCGCGCGTTTTGAAGACCTGGCGCCGGGGGCGGTGCAGGTGACCAAGCAACTGATGAAGCGTGTGGATCGCGAGCAGTTGCGGCAGGTGATCGAGGAAGAGGGGGCGTTGTTTACCCAGCGGTTGAGGTCGCCGGAGGCGGTGGCGGCGTTGTCGGCCTTTGTCACTCGGCGGTAG